In the genome of Streptomyces pactum, one region contains:
- a CDS encoding class I SAM-dependent methyltransferase, whose translation MTAPTAPGTRRPSSLEDVKGWFPPLDQVLFARFLTRQERLGERGDLLEMGAYLGKSAIFTAAFRRPEERFTVCDLFDADAPDEHNAAEARKSYATLTRVAFEQNYLAFHDELPYIVQGPTSEVPGHVEPGSCRFVHVDASHLYEHVAADIVNARAALLPHGVVALDDFRSEHTPGVSAATWEAFFTGGLRPVCLSTQKFYGTWGDPEPLQEELLATTEWREGLRMSVQEIAGQRVLRFSGRPRRPAAVPVSRFAAAVPGPAPEPVAAPAAAPRPVPPGAGRRVARELLPPIVTRALRRRMRAGRP comes from the coding sequence ATGACGGCACCCACCGCCCCCGGCACCCGGCGCCCCAGCAGCCTCGAAGACGTCAAGGGGTGGTTCCCGCCGCTCGACCAGGTGCTCTTCGCACGCTTCCTGACCCGCCAGGAGCGGCTCGGCGAGCGCGGTGACCTGCTGGAGATGGGCGCCTACCTCGGCAAGAGCGCCATCTTCACCGCCGCCTTCCGCCGCCCGGAGGAGCGCTTCACGGTCTGCGACCTCTTCGACGCCGACGCGCCGGACGAGCACAACGCGGCCGAGGCCCGCAAGTCCTACGCGACCTTGACCCGGGTGGCCTTCGAGCAGAACTACCTCGCCTTCCACGACGAACTGCCGTACATCGTCCAGGGCCCCACCTCCGAGGTCCCCGGTCATGTGGAGCCCGGCAGCTGCCGGTTCGTCCACGTGGACGCCTCGCACCTGTACGAGCACGTCGCCGCGGACATCGTCAACGCCCGTGCGGCTCTGCTGCCGCACGGGGTGGTCGCGCTGGACGACTTCCGCTCCGAGCACACCCCCGGGGTCTCCGCCGCCACCTGGGAGGCGTTCTTCACCGGCGGCCTGCGGCCGGTGTGCCTGAGCACCCAGAAGTTCTACGGCACCTGGGGCGACCCGGAACCGCTCCAGGAGGAGCTGCTGGCCACCACCGAGTGGCGGGAGGGGCTGCGGATGAGCGTGCAGGAGATCGCCGGACAGCGGGTCCTGCGGTTCTCCGGACGGCCCCGGCGCCCCGCCGCCGTCCCGGTCTCCCGGTTCGCCGCGGCGGTGCCCGGGCCCGCCCCCGAGCCGGTGGCCGCACCGGCCGCCGCGCCCCGGCCGGTGCCGCCCGGTGCGGGCCGCCGGGTCGCGCGGGAACTGCTGCCGCCGATCGTCACCCGCGCCCTGCGGCGCCGGATGCGCGCGGGCCGCCCGTAG
- a CDS encoding aminoacyl-tRNA hydrolase gives MTSSDTHNHGGSPVGGGSAGGPDPAPAPAVGTDAGAPDRDAAPQFVLPLVVRIEKTAPPARTDALQTAARAVLTMLSDERATAEDGEWTRAVRDWEDARIRKVVRRARGAEWRRAASLPGITVTGHTAEVRVFPPVPLDGWPKELVKLQVSGTDLDDPEPWGPPGGDTPVLWLNPDVPMSAGKAMAQAGHGAQLAWWQLDEGERAAWRESGFALSVRTAGRERWTRLLAAGLPVVRDAGFTEIAPGSCTVVADHPALRAART, from the coding sequence GTGACCAGCTCAGACACCCACAACCACGGCGGTTCCCCGGTCGGCGGCGGGAGCGCCGGCGGCCCCGACCCCGCCCCCGCGCCGGCCGTCGGCACCGACGCCGGCGCCCCGGACCGCGACGCGGCGCCGCAGTTCGTGCTGCCCCTGGTGGTGCGCATCGAGAAGACCGCTCCCCCGGCCCGGACGGACGCCCTGCAGACCGCCGCCCGGGCGGTGCTGACGATGCTCTCGGACGAGCGGGCGACGGCCGAGGACGGGGAGTGGACGCGGGCGGTGCGGGACTGGGAGGACGCCCGTATCCGCAAGGTGGTGCGCCGGGCGCGCGGTGCCGAGTGGCGGCGGGCCGCGTCGCTGCCGGGCATCACCGTCACCGGACACACCGCCGAGGTCCGGGTGTTCCCGCCGGTACCGCTGGACGGCTGGCCGAAGGAGCTGGTGAAGCTCCAGGTCAGCGGCACCGACCTGGACGATCCCGAGCCCTGGGGGCCGCCCGGCGGCGACACCCCGGTGCTGTGGCTGAACCCCGACGTGCCGATGTCGGCCGGCAAGGCGATGGCCCAGGCGGGGCACGGCGCGCAGCTCGCCTGGTGGCAGCTGGACGAGGGTGAGCGGGCGGCCTGGCGGGAGTCCGGGTTCGCGCTGTCGGTCCGCACCGCCGGCCGCGAGCGGTGGACGCGGCTGCTCGCGGCCGGGCTGCCGGTGGTCCGCGACGCGGGGTTCACCGAGATCGCCCCCGGCTCGTGCACCGTGGTCGCCGACCACCCGGCCCTCCGCGCGGCCCGCACCTGA
- a CDS encoding ABC transporter, with translation MLPLIRYRTALLLRSQRWLPPLLLYVAFLAVGVRAGGPVLDSLGYAAACLVPAAAWLVRVATTGEPAAARYCVAASAGPGRSHLAGLLAALLCTTVAGTAGTLVVAAISDPHGSDRQTPVPAAEAVAAGLAAMLVCALLGAAAGALCNPPVLHRPGRAVPATLLGALLVLLVAGSPANAAVSGLVGGSHSAAVPMPWGPLAAATALAGGAVTVACRLSSRRA, from the coding sequence ATGCTGCCGCTGATCCGCTACCGGACGGCCCTGCTGCTGCGTTCCCAGCGCTGGCTGCCGCCCCTGCTGCTCTACGTCGCGTTCCTCGCCGTCGGGGTTCGGGCCGGCGGCCCGGTCCTGGACTCCCTGGGCTACGCCGCCGCCTGTCTGGTGCCGGCCGCCGCGTGGCTGGTCCGGGTGGCGACCACCGGCGAGCCGGCCGCCGCCAGGTACTGCGTCGCCGCCTCGGCCGGGCCCGGGCGGAGCCACCTGGCCGGCCTGCTCGCGGCCCTGCTGTGCACCACGGTCGCGGGTACCGCCGGCACCCTGGTCGTCGCGGCGATCAGCGACCCGCACGGCTCGGACCGGCAGACCCCGGTGCCGGCCGCCGAGGCGGTCGCCGCCGGGCTGGCGGCCATGCTGGTGTGCGCGCTGCTGGGCGCCGCCGCGGGGGCGCTGTGCAACCCGCCGGTGCTGCACCGCCCCGGCCGGGCGGTCCCGGCCACCCTGCTCGGTGCGCTGCTGGTCCTGCTGGTCGCCGGCTCACCCGCGAACGCCGCGGTGTCCGGGCTGGTCGGCGGCTCGCACAGCGCGGCCGTCCCGATGCCCTGGGGGCCGCTCGCCGCCGCGACGGCACTCGCCGGCGGGGCCGTGACGGTGGCCTGCCGGCTCAGCTCCCGCCGCGCCTGA
- a CDS encoding alkaline phosphatase PhoX, whose translation MSSSSATRRQLLARTGALGASIAFAGSVSELFAGTASAAPHTGDAGYGALVADPDGLLDLPAGFRYRVLSREGGPLRSGEGAVPSSFDGMAAFPGRGGRTHLVRNHENRQNARHRVPVVDGLTYDPQAPGGCTALTLDGRHRVLDERVAIAGTSTNCAGGPTPWHTWLTCEETEYKAGEEGYAKDHGFIFEVDPSDPRRTGAHPLTAMGRFQHEAVAVDPRSGVVYETEDAFQHPFGLFYRFLPERPLGGRGSLRAGGRLEAMRVPGVPDLSAVTEPGTHLDGVEWVPVPDPLARHTPIRHQDFGRGGITHAQKLEGCYWGGSCVYFVSSFARRGEGSAGDHYGQVWKYHPGRRRLTLVVVFGPDTDIQLPGESPDNICLAAGGGLMVCEDGGGAQHVYGVTRHGEVYPMARGRQNIGTDDEPEWGEFAGITFSPDGDTMYVNCYSPGTTFAITGPWHR comes from the coding sequence ATGTCATCGAGCTCTGCCACCCGACGCCAGCTCCTGGCGCGCACCGGCGCGCTGGGCGCCTCCATCGCCTTCGCCGGCAGCGTCTCCGAACTCTTCGCCGGCACCGCCTCCGCCGCCCCGCACACCGGCGACGCCGGATACGGGGCGCTCGTCGCCGACCCCGACGGCCTCCTCGACCTGCCCGCCGGGTTCCGCTACCGGGTGCTGTCCCGGGAGGGCGGCCCGCTGCGCTCCGGTGAGGGCGCCGTACCCAGCAGCTTCGACGGCATGGCGGCCTTCCCCGGCCGGGGCGGCCGCACCCACCTGGTCCGCAACCACGAGAACCGGCAGAACGCCCGGCACCGGGTGCCCGTCGTGGACGGGCTGACCTACGACCCGCAGGCGCCGGGCGGCTGTACCGCCCTCACCCTCGACGGGCGGCACCGGGTGCTGGACGAGCGGGTCGCCATCGCCGGCACCTCGACCAACTGCGCGGGCGGCCCGACGCCCTGGCACACCTGGCTGACCTGCGAGGAGACCGAGTACAAGGCGGGTGAGGAGGGCTACGCCAAGGACCACGGGTTCATCTTCGAGGTGGACCCGTCCGACCCGCGGCGCACCGGCGCCCACCCGCTCACCGCGATGGGCCGCTTCCAGCACGAGGCGGTCGCCGTCGATCCGCGCAGCGGCGTGGTGTACGAGACCGAGGACGCCTTCCAGCACCCCTTCGGCCTCTTCTACCGGTTCCTCCCGGAGCGTCCGCTCGGCGGCCGGGGGTCGCTGCGCGCCGGTGGCCGGCTGGAGGCGATGCGGGTGCCGGGCGTGCCGGACCTGTCGGCCGTGACGGAGCCCGGCACGCACCTGGACGGGGTGGAGTGGGTGCCGGTGCCGGACCCGCTGGCGCGGCACACCCCGATCCGCCACCAGGACTTCGGCCGCGGCGGCATCACCCACGCCCAGAAACTGGAGGGCTGCTACTGGGGCGGCTCCTGCGTGTACTTCGTCTCCAGCTTCGCCCGGCGCGGGGAGGGATCGGCCGGCGACCACTACGGCCAGGTGTGGAAGTACCACCCCGGGCGGCGCCGGCTCACCCTGGTGGTGGTCTTCGGCCCGGACACCGACATCCAGCTGCCCGGCGAGTCCCCGGACAACATCTGCCTGGCCGCCGGCGGCGGTCTGATGGTCTGCGAGGACGGCGGCGGCGCCCAGCACGTCTACGGCGTCACCCGGCACGGAGAGGTGTACCCGATGGCCCGGGGACGGCAGAACATCGGCACCGATGACGAGCCGGAGTGGGGTGAGTTCGCCGGCATCACCTTCTCCCCGGACGGCGACACGATGTACGTGAACTGCTACTCCCCCGGCACCACGTTCGCGATCACCGGTCCCTGGCACCGCTGA
- the zapE gene encoding cell division protein ZapE, which translates to MAGAADAAAGPVALTARAPHVPADRLVAELVPPPRFGTARFDTYIPDPAQPSQTEAVKVLGDFATRLGGAAPAAGRRRWFRREPARPAGNGPRGVYLDGGYGVGKTHLLASLWHATPAPPERKAFGTFVELTNLVGALGFQQTVRTLGEHRLLCIDEFELDDPGDTVLVSSLLSRLVESGVALAATSNTLPGKLGEGRFAAADFLREIQGLSAHFRTVRIDGEDYRHRGLPEAPPPCTDEQVTAVARRVPGASLDHFPALLDHLSTVHPSRYGAMCDGVRTVCLTGVEPVPDQSTALRLVVLADRLYDREVPVLASGVPFGDLFSAEMLRGGYRKKYFRAISRLTALARDARHLVGP; encoded by the coding sequence ATAGCCGGCGCAGCGGACGCCGCCGCGGGCCCGGTCGCGCTCACCGCCCGCGCCCCGCACGTCCCCGCCGACCGGCTGGTCGCGGAGCTGGTGCCGCCGCCGCGCTTCGGCACGGCACGCTTCGACACCTACATCCCCGACCCGGCCCAGCCCAGCCAGACCGAGGCCGTGAAGGTGCTGGGCGACTTCGCGACCCGGCTGGGCGGCGCCGCCCCCGCCGCCGGGCGCCGGCGCTGGTTCCGGCGGGAGCCGGCCCGGCCGGCCGGGAACGGGCCGCGCGGGGTCTACCTGGACGGCGGCTACGGCGTCGGCAAGACCCATCTGCTCGCCTCGCTGTGGCACGCCACGCCGGCCCCGCCCGAGCGGAAGGCGTTCGGCACCTTCGTGGAGCTGACCAACCTGGTCGGCGCGCTGGGCTTCCAGCAGACGGTGCGCACCCTCGGTGAGCACCGTCTGCTGTGCATCGACGAGTTCGAACTCGACGACCCGGGCGACACCGTGCTGGTCTCCAGCCTGCTGTCCCGGCTGGTGGAGTCGGGGGTGGCGCTCGCGGCGACCTCCAACACCCTGCCGGGCAAGCTGGGCGAGGGCCGCTTCGCCGCCGCGGACTTCCTCCGCGAGATCCAGGGGCTGTCCGCGCACTTCCGCACGGTGCGCATCGACGGCGAGGACTACCGGCACCGCGGGCTGCCCGAGGCCCCGCCGCCGTGCACCGACGAGCAGGTCACCGCGGTGGCCCGGCGCGTCCCCGGGGCCTCGCTGGACCACTTCCCGGCGCTGCTGGACCACCTGTCCACGGTGCACCCGAGCCGCTACGGGGCGATGTGCGACGGCGTGCGGACGGTGTGCCTGACCGGGGTGGAGCCGGTGCCGGACCAGTCCACCGCGCTGCGGCTGGTGGTGCTCGCCGACCGGCTCTACGACCGGGAGGTGCCGGTGCTCGCGTCCGGCGTGCCGTTCGGTGACCTGTTCAGCGCCGAGATGCTCCGCGGCGGCTACCGGAAGAAGTACTTCCGTGCCATTTCGCGGCTCACCGCGCTCGCCCGGGACGCCCGACACCTGGTCGGACCGTAG
- a CDS encoding pyrimidine reductase family protein, translating to MRRLFPLPSGSTPAKTDDREWTLEELADAYAYPAAHHPGGWLRANMVSALDGAAHHEGRSQPLSCPTDMRIFGVLRGLADAVVVGAETVRREGYRPARAREAFAARRAAAGQPPAPAVAVVSAGLDLDFTLPLFTRPLVPTLVLTGEQAPADRVAAARAAGAEVLVAGSGAGVDPAAVVGALAAHGYTRLLTEGGPRLLGQFAAAGVLDELCLSLAPLMVSGDAARITNGPVLTDPERFTLDSILEEDGFLFTRYRRT from the coding sequence ATGCGCCGACTGTTCCCGCTGCCCTCCGGCAGCACCCCCGCAAAGACCGACGACCGCGAGTGGACGCTGGAGGAACTGGCCGACGCATACGCCTACCCCGCCGCGCACCACCCCGGCGGCTGGCTGCGCGCCAACATGGTCTCCGCCCTGGACGGGGCCGCCCACCACGAGGGCCGGTCGCAGCCGCTGTCCTGCCCTACCGACATGCGGATCTTCGGGGTGCTGCGGGGGCTGGCGGACGCCGTGGTGGTGGGCGCCGAGACGGTGCGCCGGGAGGGGTACCGGCCGGCCCGCGCGCGGGAGGCGTTCGCCGCCCGCCGGGCGGCGGCCGGCCAGCCGCCCGCCCCGGCGGTGGCGGTGGTGAGCGCGGGGCTGGACCTGGACTTCACCCTGCCGCTCTTCACCCGGCCGCTGGTGCCGACCCTGGTGCTCACCGGGGAGCAGGCGCCCGCGGACCGGGTCGCCGCGGCCCGGGCGGCCGGCGCGGAGGTGCTGGTGGCCGGGTCCGGGGCCGGGGTGGACCCGGCGGCGGTGGTCGGGGCGCTCGCCGCACACGGGTACACCCGGCTGCTGACCGAGGGCGGCCCCCGGCTGCTCGGCCAGTTCGCCGCGGCCGGGGTGCTGGACGAGCTGTGCCTCTCCCTGGCGCCGCTGATGGTCTCCGGGGACGCGGCGCGGATCACGAACGGACCGGTACTGACCGATCCGGAGCGGTTCACGCTCGATTCGATCCTGGAGGAGGACGGGTTCCTCTTCACGCGATACCGCCGGACGTGA
- a CDS encoding indole-3-glycerol phosphate synthase — MIEKPLTPADVDFVTSLHIGDPVSFVVLMQPRGDQDRLLRAIDDVALGELGDAVREAEEPEGPDARPPAERALAHSLDALRQAGCEAVGQIVEKHPLDLLRSVVDETGADEVIVLTAPHFVEEFFHRDWASRARHKVGVPVLKLFSHAADEGQTTVG, encoded by the coding sequence ATGATCGAGAAGCCCCTCACGCCCGCGGACGTGGACTTCGTCACCTCCCTGCACATCGGCGACCCGGTCTCCTTCGTCGTGCTCATGCAGCCCCGGGGCGACCAGGACCGGCTGCTGCGCGCCATCGACGACGTGGCCCTGGGGGAGCTGGGGGACGCCGTCCGGGAGGCGGAGGAGCCCGAGGGGCCGGACGCGCGGCCGCCCGCCGAGCGGGCGCTGGCCCACTCGCTCGACGCGCTCCGCCAGGCCGGCTGCGAGGCGGTCGGGCAGATCGTCGAGAAGCACCCGCTCGACCTGCTGCGCTCGGTGGTGGACGAGACCGGCGCGGACGAGGTGATCGTGCTCACCGCGCCGCACTTCGTGGAGGAGTTCTTCCACCGCGACTGGGCCTCCCGGGCCCGGCACAAGGTCGGCGTCCCGGTGCTCAAGCTGTTCTCGCACGCGGCCGACGAGGGGCAGACCACGGTCGGCTGA
- the murC gene encoding UDP-N-acetylmuramate--L-alanine ligase, with translation MAADPTAVPTAVPTTLDRPHFIGIGGAGMSGIAKILAMRGARVTGSDAKESPTAEALRALGATVHIGHDAAHLAPGTGCVVVSSAIRADNPELAAAAERGIPVVHRSDALAALMDGTRPIAVAGTHGKTTTTSMLAVSLSTLGLDPSYAIGGDLDAPGSNAHHGTGEIFVAEADESDRSFHKYAPEVAIILNVELDHHANYASIEEIYESFETFVDRVRPGGTLVISADDPGARELTGRLKRHDGLRVIGYGTADDADLRVLDVTAHGLTSEVTVELPDGGGQLTFTVSVPGRHYAHNAVAALAAGTALGVPARELAGALAAYTGVKRRLQLKGVEAGVQVIDSYAHHPSEIAADLEAVRGGAGQGRVLVVFQPHLFSRTQELGTEMGRALALADASVVLEIYPAREDPVPGVTSALVVDAAAGAGTRVTAAADMADAVEQIAGMARPGDLVLTMGAGDVTELGPRILARLRTGDS, from the coding sequence ATGGCAGCCGATCCGACCGCCGTTCCGACCGCCGTTCCGACGACCCTGGACCGGCCGCACTTCATCGGCATCGGCGGAGCCGGCATGTCGGGCATCGCCAAGATCCTCGCCATGCGCGGCGCCCGGGTCACCGGCAGCGACGCCAAGGAGTCCCCGACCGCCGAGGCGCTGCGCGCCCTGGGCGCCACCGTGCACATCGGCCACGACGCCGCCCACCTGGCGCCCGGCACCGGCTGTGTGGTGGTCTCCAGCGCCATCCGCGCCGACAACCCGGAGCTGGCCGCCGCCGCCGAGCGCGGCATCCCGGTGGTCCACCGCTCCGACGCGCTCGCCGCGCTGATGGACGGCACCCGGCCGATCGCCGTCGCGGGCACCCACGGCAAGACCACCACCACCTCCATGCTGGCGGTCTCGCTGAGCACCCTGGGCCTCGACCCGTCCTACGCCATCGGCGGCGACCTCGACGCGCCCGGTTCCAACGCCCACCACGGCACCGGCGAGATCTTCGTCGCGGAGGCCGACGAGAGCGACCGCAGCTTCCACAAGTACGCCCCCGAGGTGGCGATCATCCTCAACGTGGAGCTGGACCACCACGCGAACTACGCCTCCATCGAGGAGATCTACGAGTCCTTCGAGACCTTCGTGGACCGCGTCCGGCCCGGCGGCACCCTGGTGATCTCCGCGGACGACCCCGGGGCCCGTGAGCTGACCGGCCGCCTGAAGCGCCACGACGGGCTCCGGGTGATCGGCTACGGCACCGCCGACGACGCCGACCTGCGCGTGCTCGACGTCACCGCCCACGGGCTGACCAGCGAGGTCACCGTGGAACTGCCGGACGGCGGCGGACAGCTGACGTTCACCGTCTCCGTCCCGGGCCGGCACTACGCGCACAACGCGGTCGCCGCGCTCGCCGCCGGCACCGCGCTGGGCGTCCCGGCGCGCGAGCTGGCCGGCGCGCTCGCCGCGTACACCGGCGTCAAGCGCCGCCTCCAGCTCAAGGGCGTCGAGGCCGGGGTGCAGGTCATCGACTCCTACGCGCACCACCCGTCCGAGATCGCCGCCGACCTGGAGGCCGTCCGGGGCGGCGCCGGCCAGGGCCGGGTGCTGGTGGTCTTCCAGCCGCACCTGTTCAGCCGCACCCAGGAGCTGGGCACCGAGATGGGCCGGGCACTGGCCCTCGCCGACGCCTCCGTCGTCCTGGAGATCTACCCCGCCCGCGAGGACCCCGTCCCGGGCGTGACCAGCGCGCTCGTCGTCGACGCCGCCGCCGGGGCGGGCACGCGGGTGACCGCCGCGGCGGACATGGCGGACGCCGTGGAGCAGATCGCCGGAATGGCCCGGCCCGGCGATCTCGTTCTCACCATGGGGGCGGGCGACGTCACCGAGCTGGGACCGCGCATCCTCGCCCGCCTGCGGACCGGCGACAGCTGA
- the msrB gene encoding peptide-methionine (R)-S-oxide reductase MsrB — MAYEIDKPEEQWRAELTAEEYHVLREAGTERPFTGEYTDTKTTGVYSCRACGAELFRSDTKFDSHCGWPSFYDPKDSDAVELLEDHSLGMVRTEVRCARCGSHLGHVFSGEGYPTPTDQRYCINSISLRLTPDGG, encoded by the coding sequence ATGGCGTACGAGATCGACAAGCCGGAGGAGCAGTGGCGGGCCGAGCTGACCGCGGAGGAGTACCACGTCCTCCGGGAGGCCGGCACCGAGCGCCCCTTCACCGGCGAGTACACCGACACGAAGACGACCGGGGTCTACTCCTGCCGGGCCTGCGGCGCGGAGCTGTTCCGCTCCGACACCAAGTTCGACAGCCACTGCGGCTGGCCGTCCTTCTACGACCCGAAGGACTCCGACGCGGTGGAGCTGCTGGAGGACCACTCGCTGGGCATGGTCCGCACCGAGGTGCGCTGCGCCCGCTGCGGCTCCCACCTGGGGCACGTCTTCTCCGGCGAGGGCTACCCGACCCCCACCGACCAGCGGTACTGCATCAACTCCATCTCGCTGCGGCTCACCCCGGACGGCGGCTGA
- a CDS encoding DUF5994 family protein yields MDTPTTPTGPGFPTGGTHLSVRPGTALLRLSTTESREGVLDGAWWPRSRDIATELPALVRALTERLGPVVRVGLDASAWESLPTRLVIDDRVVHLDSFPVRDDTVLITRGDRDHFSLLVIPPHATPEAAHAAMTQAVRPGNESQARQILIDTGTGEHAPVAGPLVDGATDGGPYPAAAG; encoded by the coding sequence ATGGACACTCCCACCACGCCCACAGGCCCGGGGTTCCCCACCGGCGGGACGCACCTGTCGGTGCGTCCCGGGACGGCGCTGCTCCGGCTGTCGACCACCGAGTCCCGGGAGGGGGTGCTGGACGGGGCGTGGTGGCCCAGGTCCCGCGACATCGCGACCGAGCTCCCGGCCCTCGTCCGGGCGCTGACCGAGCGCCTGGGCCCGGTGGTCCGGGTGGGGCTCGACGCCTCGGCCTGGGAGTCGCTGCCGACCCGGCTGGTGATCGACGACCGGGTGGTCCACCTCGACTCGTTCCCGGTGCGGGACGACACCGTGCTCATCACCCGGGGCGACCGCGACCACTTCTCGCTGCTGGTGATCCCGCCGCACGCCACGCCCGAGGCCGCGCACGCCGCGATGACGCAGGCCGTCCGGCCGGGCAACGAGAGCCAGGCCCGGCAGATCCTGATCGACACCGGCACCGGGGAGCACGCCCCGGTGGCCGGACCGCTCGTGGACGGCGCCACGGACGGCGGTCCGTACCCCGCGGCCGCCGGCTGA
- the treZ gene encoding malto-oligosyltrehalose trehalohydrolase encodes MLFEVWAPHAGRVTLHVDGRERPMARAAGRPGWWRAEEPAADGARYGFGLDGGAPLPDPRSRRQPDGPDGLSAVVVPERFGWRREWTGRPLPGAVLYELHIGTFTPEGTFDAAAARLPHLANLGVTHVELMPVCPFPGRHGWGYDGVAPWAVHEPYGGPEGLVRFVDAAHGLGLGVVLDVVHNHLGPSGNHLPAFGPYFTDTHHTPWGPAVNLDAPGSDEVRAYLIGSALAWLRDYRLDGLRLDAVHALCDTRAEHFLAELSDAVDRLAAHTGRPLFLIAESDRNDPATTTPREAGGLGLHAQWNDDFHHALHTALTGESAGYYADFAADPAGALAATLTGGFFHAGGYSSFRGRSHGRPLDPRTTPAYRLLGYAQTHDQVGNRARGDRLTALCPPGRLACAAALVLCAPFTPMLFMGEEWGATTPWQYFTDHTDPHLAEAVREGRRREFAAHGWAAGEVPDPQDPATRERSCLDWSEPDRPPHTELLHWYRRLIALRRAEPALTDPRWEYRALTARPDGVVHFRRGRCHVAVNLGGRPAELRLGPEAGGAEVVAAWRPVAPPGPSGVLLLPAESAAVLRLPSPGGVAGPDAPGGRWKVA; translated from the coding sequence GTGCTGTTCGAGGTGTGGGCCCCGCACGCCGGGCGGGTCACGCTGCACGTGGACGGCCGGGAGCGGCCGATGGCGCGCGCCGCCGGCCGGCCCGGCTGGTGGCGCGCCGAGGAGCCGGCCGCCGACGGCGCGCGCTACGGCTTCGGGCTGGACGGCGGCGCCCCGCTGCCCGACCCGCGCTCCCGGCGCCAGCCGGACGGCCCGGACGGGCTGAGCGCGGTGGTCGTACCGGAGCGCTTCGGGTGGCGGCGGGAGTGGACCGGCCGGCCGCTGCCGGGCGCGGTCCTGTACGAGCTGCACATCGGCACCTTCACCCCGGAGGGCACCTTCGACGCCGCCGCCGCGCGGCTGCCGCACCTGGCCAACCTGGGGGTGACCCATGTCGAGCTGATGCCGGTCTGCCCGTTCCCGGGCCGGCACGGCTGGGGGTACGACGGGGTCGCGCCGTGGGCGGTGCACGAGCCGTACGGCGGGCCGGAGGGCCTGGTGCGGTTCGTGGACGCGGCGCACGGGCTGGGGCTGGGCGTGGTGCTGGACGTGGTCCACAACCACCTGGGGCCGTCCGGCAACCACCTGCCGGCGTTCGGCCCGTACTTCACCGACACCCACCACACGCCCTGGGGGCCGGCGGTCAACCTGGACGCGCCCGGCTCCGACGAGGTGCGGGCCTACCTCATCGGCAGCGCCCTGGCCTGGCTGCGGGACTACCGGCTCGACGGGCTGCGGCTGGACGCGGTGCACGCGCTGTGCGACACCCGTGCCGAGCACTTCCTGGCCGAACTGTCGGACGCGGTGGACCGGCTGGCCGCGCACACCGGCCGGCCGCTGTTCCTGATCGCCGAGTCCGACCGCAACGACCCGGCCACCACCACCCCCCGCGAGGCCGGCGGGCTGGGCCTGCACGCGCAGTGGAACGACGACTTCCACCACGCCCTGCACACCGCGCTCACCGGCGAGTCGGCGGGCTACTACGCGGACTTCGCCGCCGACCCGGCCGGGGCGCTGGCCGCCACGCTCACCGGCGGCTTCTTCCACGCCGGCGGCTACTCGTCCTTCCGCGGCCGGTCGCACGGCCGGCCGCTGGACCCGCGCACCACCCCGGCGTACCGGCTGCTGGGGTACGCCCAGACGCACGACCAGGTCGGCAACCGGGCCCGCGGGGACCGGCTGACCGCACTGTGCCCCCCGGGCCGGCTGGCGTGCGCGGCGGCACTGGTGCTCTGCGCGCCGTTCACGCCGATGCTCTTCATGGGCGAGGAGTGGGGCGCGACCACGCCCTGGCAGTACTTCACCGACCACACCGACCCGCACCTCGCGGAGGCGGTGCGCGAGGGGCGGCGCCGGGAGTTCGCCGCACACGGCTGGGCGGCGGGGGAGGTCCCGGACCCGCAGGACCCCGCCACCCGCGAGCGGTCCTGCCTGGACTGGAGCGAGCCGGACCGCCCGCCGCACACCGAACTGCTCCACTGGTACCGGCGGCTGATCGCGCTGCGCCGCGCGGAGCCCGCGCTCACCGACCCGCGCTGGGAGTACCGGGCGCTGACCGCCCGGCCGGACGGCGTGGTGCACTTCCGGCGCGGCCGGTGCCACGTCGCGGTCAACCTCGGCGGCCGGCCCGCCGAACTGCGGCTGGGCCCGGAGGCCGGCGGCGCGGAGGTGGTGGCCGCCTGGCGGCCGGTCGCCCCGCCCGGCCCCTCCGGCGTCCTGCTGCTCCCCGCCGAGTCCGCGGCGGTGCTGCGCCTGCCGTCGCCGGGGGGTGTTGCGGGGCCGGACGCGCCGGGAGGACGCTGGAAGGTGGCGTGA